GCGAGGTCACGTTCTTGTTGTGCTTGGTTGCGCTCTTGTTGTGCTTGGTCACGTTCTTGTTGTGCTTGGTTGCGTTCTTGTTGTGCTTGGTTGCGTTCTTGTTGTGCTTGGTTGCGTTCCTCAAAGAGGGTTTCAGGGTCTTTAAATCGTTCCCCATTGGGATAAAAGACCTCTAAACCCTCTTCAAACATCTCGAACCGAATCCCTAGGATTGGGGAAGTCCAGGGAAAATTCAAGGCCGTTACTGGGAAAAAATCCTCTTGCTGATTGGCCCGCACCAATCCCCAGAAATCATGGGAGTCTGGGTCATAGAAAAACATCTCTAATACCCCATACTCCCGATAGAAAGACTGCTTTTTGAGCATTTCCCTAGCACTATTGTTAGGGGAGAGGATTTCAAACACTACCTGGGGAGCAATATTGTCTTCTTCCCATTGTTTATAGCTGCCCCGCTCACCCGGTGGACGGCCGAAAACTACCATGGCATCGGGAGCTTGACAGGGAGCAGGTGGTACAATTACCTGCTGGGGATACCAGAGCAAATCCCCGGCGACAAAGACGGTTTGCTCCTTAAATAAATACTTGAGATTGGCAACCAAGCGAACAATCCAGCGATATTGAACTGTGTTGTCGGCCATAGGTTTACCGTCGGAGTCAGGATAGAAAAGTTGGGGTTCGATGGGTGCTTGAACCATGCTTTATCTCTTGCGATCGCATTTTTGCTTAACTTTATTGTATCACCGCAAATCCTGGGTTTAAAACCCCATCCTTTTAGGACGGCTTTGCCTTAGACCTCCTGCCAAAGTTGTCTAAGTAGGGCGTGTTAAGCTGTCGCTAACATACTTTTATTTTTATAAGTAACTTAGAGTATTGTTAAGATTTGATAAATTTAACGGCAAGGGCTTGACATATACAAACAAAAATGCTAATCTGGCGACCACAACGCCATTTTTTAAGAGGTATTTGCTTATGTTATTAGTGAAACTTATCAAAAACTCCGTCGGGGGGGGGTAATACTTATCAGTATGGCGGTAGGAAGTACAGCGCAAGCTGCTAGTATTCCAGGTCTTTTTACCACTGGTGTGGATAATTTTGCTATAGCTCTTGGTGATGGTGCCTCTGATCCTCATTACAGTATTGTGAGTCCTTCAGGTCCTGGAATTGTTGTGAGTCAGAGTAATATACCTGGTGATTGGCTTTCTAATAGTTCAAGCTCTCGCTGGATTTGGCAACAATTTGATGGTCAACCCACAAATGTCACACGAACCTTCAGGACAACTTTCGACCTAACTGGACTCAACCCAAGTACAGCCTCCATCGCGGGTACATGGGCTGCTGACAATTTTCTTGATCAAATCTTAATTAACGGAGTTAGCATTGGGACAATTCCTAACAATCCGGCTGGTTCTAATTTTATATCTTTTAGTCCTTTCAACATTAACAGTGGGTTTCAAGCGGGCATCAACACTCTTGATTTTGTTGTTCGAGATGCCGGATTTATTTCAGGATTTCGGGTCGGAGAAATTTCGGGTACTGCTCAACCAATATCCCCATCCCCATCTGTACCTGAACCTAGCACAATTCTGGGCTTAGGTGTATTGGGATTGGGTGCTTTCTGCCCGCGCAAACTATCTCAAGGGAAGAAGTCAAAACAGGACAATTGAGTTGAGAACTTTGGGATTTATCCCCCCTTAATCTTCCCTTAATAAGGGGGGTATATGACGGTTTTTAACACCTACCTACATATAGAAAAATAGGGGTTGGGTTGAGCAATAGCAAGGACCAACCTGCTATTTTATAATTGTCAAAGGTAAACCTTTTTCTTTTCTAACTTCTCAACATAAGTCAATCGCCTCTTTGATATTTTGTAGAGCTTCTTCTTGAGTCTCACCTTGACTCAGGCAGCCCGGAATAATAGGACATTCTACAATGTACTATCCTTCTTCATCTTGGTAGAGCGTGACGGGGAATTTCATAAACTTTAACCAGTAGTTTTGATGTTAACCAGTGATTCAATATTAAGTAGCTGGTTATAATTAAATTAAACATGAATTTTAGGTTCGATCCCCCCTGCTCCCCTTAATAAGGGGGGTGCCGATAGGCGGGGGTATCTGAAACTTTTTAATACCCACCTACTTAGTATTAATCCGGTAGATATTCAGGATTGAGGATATCAATTTTGGCAAAAGGACAGATATCAGGAAAAGTTTTTTTATCTAACCCTGTTTCTCTAGCGGCAAGTAGGCAAGCATTTTGATAACACTGATCAAAAACTTCCTTAAAATATACCTTGAGACTGGGACTATCTTCAAAAAATTCTAACAATCTCAAACATTGTTCGGTGATAGAATACTGCCAATTATGAGAACGTTTAGAGGGTTGATACTTCCATTTAAGGAGGTGAAGCAATAGCTTTTCTAAATTACTTTTCAAAGCCTTTTTATCACTCCTACCCATTGCCTCAATTTCCTCGATCAGATTTTCTAAATCGAGGTACTCCCACTTACCTTCTTTAAGTAATTTAGCAGTTTCTTCTACCCAAAGATTAAAGTCTGTTTCATAAAGTTTCTTGGCAGTAGATAGCATATTAGGTTTCTCCTAACTCCTTCATCTGATTCGTGGGATAGGTTTGCAATCCATCCTAGCTAATGATACCTTGCCGATTAGGGGTAATAGGTGCATCCAGAGGTACAGGTTTCGCGGATTTCGACGGCATGAAGCCCGGGGAAACCAGCTTTTGCCAATTTTTCATAGATCCAGCGCGATAATTCTTCACTGGTGGGATTTTCTAAACCAGTGGTTTCATTGAGATAATGATGGTCGAGAAAATTATCGAGTAGCGGCTGTAAATATTGTTTAATTTCGCCAAAATCCATCACCATTCCCTGTTGTGAGCCTTGGGACTGTAAATAATGACTTTTCACATAGACGCGTCCTAGCCAACTATGACCGTGGAGACGACGACATTTACCTTCATAATGGGGTAAACAATGGGCTGCTTCAAAGCGAAATTCTTTGTAAATAATCCATTCTGCCATGGTTAATCGGTCGATACTATCGGTTACATCTGGTTTATTTATTTTGCCACCGATAGTTATCCATTCTAGTCAAAAGCTTAGTATTCTTATACCATTTTTTCTGCCACCACTTTTTAAAAATGGTATGAGATGCGCGGGCAGCCGACGAGGGATTCCTGGAGACCACCTAGCTAAAAATACCCCAGGCAATCGGTCAACCTGATTACGTTAAAATCAAAAGCAGGATACTGTGTATGACGGAAAAACTCGATGAACTCAGCGATTAAAGCGGTACAAACTGCCTATTATGGGGACGCGGCTTATCGGACACCACCACCGGACTTAGAATCTCTCCTGCTCAAAGAGAGAATTGTCTATCTGGGGTTGCCTTTATTTTCCTCCGATGATGTCAAGCGCAATGTCGGGGTGGACGTGACGGAATTAATTATCGCCCAACTGCTCTACCTGCAATTTGACGATCCCGAAAAACCGATTTTCTTCTATATCAACTCTACCGGCACATCCTGGTACACTGGCGACGCGATCGGCTACGAAACCGAAGCTTTCGCCATCTGTGACACCCTCAACTACATTAAACCTCCCGTTCATACTATCTGTATCGGACAGGCCATGGGAACTGCAGCGATGATTCTTTCTGCGGGAACCAAGGGTTTTCGCGCCTCCTTACCCCACGCTACCATTGTTCTCAACCAAAATCGCACTGGGGCCCAAGGACAAGCCACCGATATCCAGATTCGCGCCAAGGAGGTAATCGCCAATAAACAGACGATGTTGGAAATTTTCTCGAAAAATACGGGTCAAACCACCGAAAAACTGGCGAAAGATATGGATCGCACCTTCTATCTCACCCCACAACAGGCGAAAGACTACGGATTAATCGATCGCGTTCTCGAAAGTCGCAAGGAACTACCGAAACCCCTCGCCCAAGTTAGTTAAGATTTATTACAAATTAGCAGGAGTTGTTACCAATTATGCCTATCGGTGTGCCAAAAGTTCCCTACCGTCTGCCTGGTAGCCAATACGAACAGTGGATTAGCATTTACAGCCGTCTTTCGGTGGAACGCATTCTTTTTCTGGGGCAGGAAGTCACCGACGGGTTAGCCAATGCCCTTGTGGCCCAAATGCTTTATCTCGACTCGGAAGACCCCAGTAAACCCATCTATCTCTATATCAACTCGCCGGGGGGTTCCGTTACCGCCGGTATGGCCATCTACGACACCATGCAGTACATCAAAGCGGAAGTGGTGACTATCTGTGTGGGATTAGCGGCCTCTATGGGGGCATTTTTACTGGCTTCCGGTAGTCCGGGTAAGCGTCTCGCCCTTCCCCATGCGCGGATTATGATTCACCAACCCATGGGGGGAACTGGGCGCCGGCAAGCGACAGATATCGACATTGAAGCTAAGGAAATCCTGCGTATTCGCCAGCAATTAAACGAAATTATGGCTAATCGCACCGGACAAACCATCGAACGCATCGAAAAAGACACTGATCGCGATTATTTCCTCTCCGCCGAGGAAGCCGTCGCCTACGGTTTAATCGATAAAGTGGTCGAGGGAAAACCGGCTTAAGTCAGCCATAGGTTAGAACAGGCGAGAAACCTGTTCTAACTGCCAAATCAAGGGCTGACGCTATGGTTCCCTACCAATCAAAGCAGCTGCAATGTAGGGGCGCAACGTGGTCAGTGAGTTTATCGAACTGCTTGCGCCCATAATGTGACATTGTGAACATTTTTCAGCCAAGAGCCAAGAGAGGCTCTTTTTTTTCTGATATTGAGGGAATAAACCTGACTTCTTGACCATAAAAACGCCCAAAAAACTGTATCAAAAATAGCAGAAATTGGCAAAAAAAAAAAAATAAGATGCGCAAAGATGTTTTACATCTATTTAACTTTACTTAACTTAACTTTACAAAAGGAAGCCTGCCAATGAGAGTCGCCATCGCACCGATTGTTTTATCCACTGCCAGTTTAGGCTTAATGTTAGGTGTGGCACAAAAAGCCCAAGCCGCTCTGATTACAGGAGTCACTGCCTCAACGGATATGGGTAATGTTAGTTCTTCTGTCACCAATACCGTCAATGGCGCAGGGTTGCCCAGTAATATACCAAGTCTGACGGGACTTCATGCTGTGGCGGATGGTACTAATGCTTGGCTGGGAAGTACGGCCACTGGTAATATCACTTTTGATCTCAAGGGCAGCTATAGCCTCGCTGGTTTTAGCTTCTGGAACTATAACCGGACAAATTTCAATCGAGGAATTAAAGACGTGACTGTTCAATCCTCCACCAATGGCACGACTTGGACTACTATAGCGGGGGCTCCTACTCAGTTTGCTATCGCAGCTAACGCCGCTATAAATCCACAGACGTTCAGCTTTTCTCCAGTTACTGCGTCTTTTGTCCGGTTTGTTGTTGCTAGTAACTGGCAGACGGGTACTCCTACTAATACCGGCTTCTCTGAGGTTCAATTTAATGGAACTCCCATTCCCGTCCCTGAACCTTCTTCCTTACTTGCCCTGTTAGCCTTTGGTTTAGCGGGTGTTGGTTTAAGAAAAAGAATTTAATCTTGAGATGGTAGGTTGGTTTATAAGCTGTTCGTAATTTAAATTGCCTGTTGAGATGAGGCACTCTTGCACTCTTGCAAGAGGCAACCTACGCCCTGCCCCCCCGATGTCGGGGGGGTTGGGGGGGTGGGGGTTGGGGGGCAAGGGGAGGTGGGGGAGATTCGGCTAATCATAAGAATAAGCGATTTAAATACGTCTTAACTTAGGATTCGTGGCAAGAGACCAACCTACTTATTCAAAGCAATCAAAATCGTTGTCAACTGTTGCCGTGGGCGCTAAGAGCGGGTTAGTGGCTTTTCTAGGGATTCTCTGGCGAGTTTCGGTGCTTGGACAATCAGGGAAGAAATGGAATTTTTAGCAACTTTAGAAACAGGCTTGATCTCCGCCGTGGCAATCATCAAGTTTTGCCTGGAAAGTATTTCGATCGCTTGTGTGGTGATCGGATTAATTAAAACCCTACAATTAGCTTGGCAGTCTAATCGTCACCGTCGCAGTCTTTCCCCTTTTTCTTTCAATCAAATTCGCCTTCGTTTCGGTACTTGGCTATCTTTAGCCCTAGAGTTTCAGTTAGGTGGAGACATCGTGGCTACCACGGTGACACCTACCCTAGAAGCTTTGGCAAAACTCGCCCTCATCGCTATTATCCGAACTTTCCTCAACTATTTCCTCAGTAAAGAATTGGAAACGGAATTGGCCCGAGAAAAAGAGCAATCGCAGTTAGCAGCCAGGTACAATCTTAGAGATTTTTAATGACAAAAAAAGGTGAGTTGACAATCACCTGACACTAACCCCTTATACTAAATCTGGTTATTAAAAACTGATTATTTATTCAGCCTTTTGCCTTTTGCATGAGTGCCTTTTGCCTGTCCTCAGAAGTAGCCTATACTCAACGGATTTAGTATCAGATGGGAAATAGAGGGCTGATGGTGGAGGGGAAAAGGGAATCGATCGAGAGCCATGATCGGGATAAAACTGGTAAAATTCGCCTATTTTCAATAAATCTCTTGATTTTGACCCCTAAAAGCTGACGGCGGACGGCGGAGATTGATTGCGGCAAAAAGCGCAAAAATGATTACAATCGATCCAAAATATCAACGACTAGGATTAAATGGCTACTCATATTGTTACTGGTGTCGCGGGTTTTATCGGTTCTAACTTGGCAGAAAAGCTTTTAGAACAAGGAGATCAGGTGATCGGCATCGATCAATTTAACGATTATTACGACCCCAGTTTAAAGCGCAAAAATGCCCATATTCTAGCCAAATATCCCGAATTTAAGTTAATTGAAGCGGATATACAAGCCCTTGACTGGCGACAACTGTTGCAAGGAGTAGAAGTATTATTTCATCAGGCAGCCCAAGCGGGAGTCAGAGCAAGCTGGGGTGATGGATTTCGTCAATATACCGAAAGGAATATAAATGCCACTCAAATTATTCTTGAGGCCGCTAAGGAAACCCCGTCTTTACAACGGATGGTTTTTGCTTCCACTTCCTCGGTGTATGGCAATGCGGAAACGATGCCGACTCCCGAAACCCTTTGTCCCCAACCGGTTTCACCCTACGGTATCACCAAATTAGCGGCAGAAAGACTCTGTTGGCTATATCACCAGAATTTTAACGTTCCCGTCACTGCCTTGCGTTATTTCACCGTTTATGGACCGCGGCAACGTCCCGATATGGCTTTCCATAAGTTTTTTCAAGCAGCGATCGCAGGTAAAGCTATCGGCATCTACGGGGATGGCAAACAAACCCGGGATTTTACCTTTATTAGCGATGCTGTAGCCGCTAATTTAGCCGCTGCCGTAGTCCCGGAAGCGGTGGGTGAGGTGTTTAATATTGGTGGTGGTAGTCGCGTGGTATTGTTGGATGTCTTGGATACCATGGCAAAAGTCATCGGTAAACCTATCGAGCGATCGCATCAAGGACTCGCCCGGGGAGATGCCCGTCACACCGCCGCCGATGTCACCAAAGCCCGTACTATTCTAGGTTATAACCCCCAAGTTTCTTTAGCCGAAGGATTAGCCCAAGAATGGCAGTGGATTCAGGAATTATATTGTTAACGGGGGCAATATCCTTAATAATCAAAAAATCTCCCTGTCAAAGGGAGATTTTGGGCAATATCTAGGGCTGGCTGAATAAATCTAAAAACCTTGTTGGGTAAGACTTTTAGACTTTTTGGAAGACTCCCTCAAAATCGGTAAAACCCTACACCCCACACCCCACCCCCCCCTGCCACCCCGATGTCGGGGGGGTTGGGGGGGCCACACCCTACCCCCACGAAAAAATTTTTCAGCAAACCCTATCTAGGGTTATCCCCCGACAAATTACACCAATTTCAGATCGGGATAATTGGCGAGAATGTCATCTTGACTGAGAATATCACCCTCGCTTTGGGGAGTCCAAATCACTTCTACTGCTAAAAGTCGATCGCCTCCCATACTACCAATTTGTTGCAGGGCCTGTTTCAAGTCTTGGGAATCATTAATTTTGGCTAGGGAAAATTTACCAACAATGCCGGCTAAAATAGTCACCAAAATATAGCCTTCCGGTGCGTTTTTGGCTAATTCTCCAGCCGATTCGGGTAAAATATTTTCTGTAGAACCTTGACGCAGTTGATTATTGTAATTAGTTAAGGTTTCCGCCGTTAGTTTACCGCGTTCGTTGAGGGACCACTGATTAAACTTCGCTTCTGCACTGCTGAGGCTGGTTTGCTGGCAATCGACGTTACCATAAACCCAGTATTCCGGATGACGTAACAGGGCGAGGGCGGATTCTTGTAAGACATCAACGCGCCCCTCGGAGGTGCTAGTATCCACAGTTAGGGCGATTTGATTTAATTCTTGTTGCAGATAACGGGCATTAGCCAACAAACCCACCTGTACTTTAGCCACGGAGACGGTTTCATAACCGGATTCTATCGTCATACCATTCTCATCACTGCCTCCACCACTACGGAAAGCATTAACGAGGAAATTGGCAATAGCAAAAAAGATTAACAGAGAAATTAAGCCACCGCCACCACCACCCCAAAAGAAGGGTAAGAGGAAGGGAAAACCAATACCTCCACCGTAACCGGGGGAACTGTAACCACCACCTCTAGAAGGGCTAATACTGCGACTAGGGGCGCGAAAACTACCGCCCCCCATTCTACCCCCCGATGCCGCCAAAGCACTGGGAATAGAACCGAAAATCAGCGTTGTCACTAATCCTAGAACTAATAGCGGCTTGGCAAGCGCTCGAACTTTAGTTAAAATTTTGTCAATCATAAGAACACCGAAGCAACCCTTTATTTACTAGGATAACGAGTTTCTCGGTCAGGGATAAACAAATCCCCAATAGGGATAACCGAATCAGTTATCAGTGATCAGTTATCAGTGATCAGATTTGAGTTTTCAGTTCACTGTTTACTGTTTACTGATCACTGACAAAACCCCCACCCCGAAATTTATGACTTGGAATTTCTCCTCTCCCACGGATTCGCCCTTATGCGATCGCGAAGTACCCTTAGAAAGTCATCATCTCTGGGGTAAACGTATTGCTTTACTGGTAACGGGAGGGATTGCGGCCATGAAAGCGCCGCTAATTGCCCGATCTTTGCGGAAATTCGGGGCTACAGTCGTGGCTTTTGTCTCGGAAGAAGCTTTAAGATACGTCACTAGGGAAGCTTTGGAATGGAGTACGCTTAATCCCGTAGTTAGTCAATTAACGGCAAAAGCAGAACATTTAAGCGATCAATCTCCCTTTGATCTTTATTTAGTCGCCCCCGCTACCTATAACACGATTAATAAGTTTCGTTACGGAATCGCTGACGGAGTGATCACTTCATGCTTGGCCTCGGCCTTGGGACGACAGGAAAAGGGAAAAACTAAAATTCTGCTTGTCCCCACCATGCACGGCAGTTTACATAATGCTATTCTGACTGAATCTTTGCAAACTCTCGATCGCTGGGGAGTAGAGATTATGCCACCCCGGGATGATTACGGTAAGCACAATCTCCCCGGAGAAAAAGAGATTACCGTGGCAGCCTGTGGGATTCTCAGTAATTCTGTCCTGAAAAATATGCCGATTTTAGTCACTGGTGGACCCACACCCGTGATTATCGATAATATTCGTCGTTTAACCAATCGTTTTACTGGACAATTAGGAGTCGCTATTGCAGAAGAATTATACCTGCGCGGGGCAAAGGTGCAATTAATCCACGGACGCGGCAGCTATACACCCCCCGCTTATTTACCCCACGAAATTATTGAAACTTATGACGAGTATCTAGGGAAGGTGATGGGAGAATTAGAGAGTAAAAATTATAAATTTGGCATTTTCTCGGCAGCAGTGGCAGATTATCGCTTAGAAAGCCCTTTTTATGGTAAGATTCCCAGTGGTGGGCAGTTAAATCTTAATTTTGTGCCGACGGAAAAAGTGATTGACAAGGTGAGAGAAAATTTTCCCGATTTAGGGATGGTGACTTTCAAGTATCAGGAGGGAGTCAGTCAGGAAGAGTTACTGGAAATCGCCCGTAAACGCCTAGAAAAGGGCTATCAGGCCGTTATTGCTAATAGGGGTGAGGAAAAGGGCGATCAAGGGGAACAGGTGGCTTATTTGGTCACAAAAGCGGCACTGGGGAAATTTATCGGTAAAAAAGCGATCGCTATTGGCATCGCCGAATATTTAGAAGAGCGAGCCAAAAATGTTACAATCAAAAAAATTTAATATTTTTTAATATTAATTTGCAAAAATTTAGGGTAACACAGTCATGGGTAACATCAACTTCGTCAAAGAGAATAAGATTGTTGTAGCGGCAGATGGGGCGAATTTACGAGAGAAAGCAATCCAGAATGGCGTTGATATCTACACTTTTGGCGGTAAATTGATGAATTGTGGCGGTTACGGTCAGTGTGGTACTTGTATAGTGGCAATTGTCGAGGGTATGGAAAATCTCTCGGCCAAAACCGACTTTGAACAGCGCTGTCTGAAGAAAAAACCCGAAAATTATCGTTTAGCCTGTCAAACCATCGTTAATGGCCCTATTAGCGTCCAAACTAAACCAAAATAGCATTTATCGGTTTTTAGCCGTCAGCCCGATCGGTGATCACCGATCACCGATCACTAATACAAACTAACTAGGAACAATATTTAAGAAAGCATCGAAGTCTTTTAATGCTTCTTGGAATTGATTAGCAGCGAGACTAGCATCTTTCTCCTTGGCTGCCGCATCGATACGTTCAAAGTGAACGAAAAGATTTTTCGCTAACTGCTTGGCTTTTTCTTGGTCTTTGGGCAGTAAATTACGGGATAATCCTACCATTTCCTGACGCAATTGCCCCAAAGGACCGTGGATATAGGTGCGAGTATCTACCCAATTTTTGTCAGCGATGAGGTCTTGCAAAACGCTCATTTTTTCGCGAAATCCTTCTATGGGTTGGATGTAAACCTGTAACTGTTCGATTTTTTGCGGACTGTAAACGGTGGGGATAGTTGCTTGGGGACCACTGCAACTAACCAGCAGGGTAGTAACTAGGACTAAAACTAGGGAAATAATCGAGCGAAGACGTGGCATTGGTTTATATGTACTATTTAACAAACTATTGACGTTCTCTCCCGATAACCAGTCAAGCTATCGGGACGATTTTTACTTTATCAGGTTGTGGGATTCCCAAATCAGATTTTACTCCCAACGGCCTTGACAGTAACTCGGTGTCAATAACTAGGGTTTGCGGCAAAAAGTTTTTCCTGGTGGCAGGGTGTGGGGTGTGGGGTGTGGGGTGTGGGGTTTTACCAGTTTTGAGGTGGCTAATTACCTAATTTTCAGGGAAAAAGTGTCTAAATTTCCCCCCGATCACTCCCATATCCAGTACTTTTTGATTGACAAAAGGTCTAAAAGTCTTATCCAACAAGGTTTTTAGATTTATTCAGTAAGCTCTAACTAGAGCTTAAACTGTTTCATAAAAGCTCGATCAATCCGATCTTTCCATAACCATAATAACGGCGATTGCCATGCGAAACCGCCCCAAGATGCGATCGCTTGTTGGTCTCCTGTCCCGATTAAACTCAGATAATTTTTCTGGGGAAAATAGGGTTTTAGGGGCTGATTTTGCAGAATTCTTGCTAAATTATCGAACAGGGGTTTTCCTTGTCGGACGGCAAAAACTCCCGCTTTCGGACGGGGATAATCTGGAATCGTGGCAATATCTCCCACGGCAAAAATATGGGGATGGGAAAGAGATTGCAGATAATTATTCACTAAAATAAACCCTTTTTCATCTGTCAGTAATCCTGACGCTTTAATCCAACTAGGGGCCGAGGCAGTCGTTACCCAAATTGTATAATACGTGGGTAAAACTAACCCCGATGAACAGATAATCTGATCTGCTTGCACTGCCGTCACATCCGTTGATAAATATAATCTAATTCCCCTTTGTTGACAAATATTCTCTAAACGTTGACCGACCCAATTATTATGGGCCGGTAGTAGTTTTTTTCCTCGATGAATTAGAGATAAATTCAAATTACTGCTAGAGTTGAGAATTTTGGCCAAACGGGACTGCATATTTAAAGCTAATTCAACTCCGCCTGCACCACCACCAACAATGACGATATTGAGAGGATTATTAGGGTTACTAACCGCTTTTTTGAGGATTTCTTGCCATCCTTCCCGAAAAATCGGCACCGGTTTGGCGGGAATAGTGTACTCTTGAGCGCCGATAACATTATCTACTGCCGGGATGCTGCCGATATCGATCGAGAGATAATCAAAGGGAATCGGT
This Microcystis wesenbergii NRERC-220 DNA region includes the following protein-coding sequences:
- the psbQ gene encoding photosystem II protein PsbQ gives rise to the protein MPRLRSIISLVLVLVTTLLVSCSGPQATIPTVYSPQKIEQLQVYIQPIEGFREKMSVLQDLIADKNWVDTRTYIHGPLGQLRQEMVGLSRNLLPKDQEKAKQLAKNLFVHFERIDAAAKEKDASLAANQFQEALKDFDAFLNIVPS
- a CDS encoding FAD-dependent oxidoreductase, with amino-acid sequence MDLVKRLVFIGGGHSHAIALRLWGQSPLKNVQLTLITDVTHTPYSGMLPGHIAGFYDFAETHIDLPSLARYSQAQFCLDKANFIDTEKCQVICHNSSPIPFDYLSIDIGSIPAVDNVIGAQEYTIPAKPVPIFREGWQEILKKAVSNPNNPLNIVIVGGGAGGVELALNMQSRLAKILNSSSNLNLSLIHRGKKLLPAHNNWVGQRLENICQQRGIRLYLSTDVTAVQADQIICSSGLVLPTYYTIWVTTASAPSWIKASGLLTDEKGFILVNNYLQSLSHPHIFAVGDIATIPDYPRPKAGVFAVRQGKPLFDNLARILQNQPLKPYFPQKNYLSLIGTGDQQAIASWGGFAWQSPLLWLWKDRIDRAFMKQFKL